In Pseudomonas sp. P5_109, the genomic window AAGAAGCTCGACAACATGCGTGCTTCGGGTAAAGACGAAACCATCGCCCTGGTTCCACCTGTTCGCTTCACCCTGGAACAGGCTCTGGAATTCATCCAGGACGATGAATTGTGCGAAGTGACTCCAAAGTCGATTCGCCTGCGTAAGAAAATTCTTGACGAAAGCGAGCGTACCCGCGCTGCCAAGAAAGCCAAGGCATAAGATTTAGCCTGGCTTAACGAAAACGCCCCCGGTCGAAAGGCCGGGGGCGTTTTTGTTTGTCTGGGGTTTGTGCGGTGTTTGTGCTGGCCCCTTCGCGAGCAAGCCCGCTCCCACAGGGGAAACGCATTCCAATGTGGGAGCGGGCTTGCTCGCGAAGAGGGCTGATCAGTCGCCGCAGAAATCAGGAAATATCAGAACCGCTCAATCGCCCGCGAACTCCGCTCGCGCTCCACTTCCTTCGGCTTGTACGCGCAATACCCCGGCCGCGGGCCGATTTTCGGGTGGTTGCGGCAAGTATCCGGGCGCTTTTCATAAATAGTGCACAGACGGCTCTTACGATCCAGGTAGTAGCAATCGTTGTTGCTCATGCGCTGGAGGGTGAAGATTCCTGACTTCTGGTTGAAGCGCTCGACCAAACCTTCCTTTTGCAGGCGCTTGGCGATGTTCTTTGGCGGGTCACCCAGCTCGAATTCATCGACCACGCCGATACGGACCAGATCCTTGATCTTGACCTCGACCGGCAGGGTGCAGCAGCTGGACATGCACGAGCCGCACATCGGGGCAGAGTACTTGGCCCAGGTATCGAGGCGGTCGATCTCTGCGGCAGCGATCAGGTTCGGCTTCATCATCGTTTGTTACCAGCGTGTGCATCAGGGCGCGCGATCATACCGGGACTGGTGGATTTTTGAACAACCTTTCGCCAGTTTTTTTCGCAGACGGTGCAAACAGCCGGAAAATCGGCACGGGCCCTGCATTCATTCAGGCACATGACAACGCAAAGTCGATCCAGCTCGTCTTCAAGGGAAAAACTGCCGAACCAGAGCCTCTACCGCCTGTCAGACCGTCTAGGCTCAGACAACTCCAAGCTCGCTCGAGGTCCTATCGATGACTCAAGAACCACTTGTTCGCGAAGCAGAGGTGGCCGCATTCCGCGACGCCGTCTTGACCAAACTCACTTATGCAGTGGGTAAAGACCCGGATCACGCCTTCGACCATGACTGGTTCGAAGCCATTGCCCTGGCCGCGCGGGACCATATGGTCGAGCACTGGATGGACCATACGCGGCAGATCTACCGTAAAGGCCAGAAGCGCGTTTATTACCTCTCCCTGGAGTTTCTCATCGGTCGCCTGCTGTTCGACAGCCTGAGCAACCTCGGCCTGCTCGACGTGGCGCGCGAAGCCCTGACCGAACTCGGCGTCGACCTTGAGCGCATCCGCTTGCTGGAGCCCGATGCAGCTCTGGGCAACGGCGGTCTCGGGCGCCTGGCGGCGTGTTTCCTGGAAAGCATGTCGACCCTCGGCATCGCCGGTCATGGCTACGGTATTCGTTACGAACACGGGTTGTTCCGCCAGGCGATCGTCGACGGCTGGCAGCAGGAGCAGACCGAGCACTGGCTGGATTTCGGCAATCCCTGGGAGTTTGAGCGGCCGGAGGTGGTGTACCCGATCGGTTTTGGCGGCGGCGTCGAAACCGTGACCGATGAAAACGGCAAGTCCAGGCAGGTCTGGCACCCGGCGGAAACCGTGCGGGCCATTGCCTACGACACGCCAGTGGTCGGCTGGCGCGGGGCGAGCGTCAACACGCTGCGCCTGTGGCGCGCCCGGGCCATGGAAGATCTGCACCTGGAGCGTTTCAACGCCGGCGACCACTTGGGCGCCGTGGCCGAAGTGGCCCGGGCCGAAAGTATCTCCCGGGTGCTGTACCCGGCGGACAGCACCGAGGCCGGCCAGGAGTTGCGCCTGCGCCAGGAGTACTTCTTCGTCGCCGCCTCGTTGCAGGACCTGCTGCGCCGTCATCGCAACATGCACACCTCGGTGCTGACCCTGGGCGATCACGCTTCGATCCAGCTCAACGACACTCACCCCTCGATTGCCGTGGCTGAACTGATGCGGCAACTGGTCGACGTGTATGACGTGGCGTGGGATGCAGCGTGGCAGGTCACCGTCGATACGCTGTCCTACACCAACCACACATTGCTCCCCGAAGCGCTGGAAACCTGGCCGGTCGGCTTGATGGAGCGCATGTTGCCGCGGCACATGCAGATCATTTACCTGATCAACGCCCATCACATCGACTCGCTCCGGGCCAAAGGCATTCACGACTTCGACGTACTGCGCGCGGTGTCGCTGATCGAGGAAGACAACGGTCGCCGAGTGCGCATGGGCAACCTGGCGTTTCTCGGCTCCCACAGCATCAACGGTGTATCCGGGCTGCACACGCAACTGATGCGCCAGACGGTGTTCTCCGAACTGCACAAGCTCTACCCGGATCGCATCAACAACAAAACCAACGGCATCACCTTCCGTCGCTGGCTGTATCAGGCCAACACGGAGCTGACCTCGATGCTGGTCGACACCCTCGGGCCCGAAGTACTGGATAACCCGGAAGAGCGTTTGCTCGCCCTCGAACCGTTCGCCGAGAAAAGTGCATTCCGCAAGGCATTTGCCGAGCAGCGCCTGCACAGCAAGAAAGCCCTGGCGTACCTGATCCATGAGCGGCTGGGCGTGGCGGTCAACCCGGCGGCGATGTTCGATGTGCAGGTCAAGCGCATCCACGAATACAAACGCCAGTTGCTCAACCTGATGCACACCGTGGCGTTGTACCAGGCGATCCGCGCGGAACCTGAAATCGACTGGGTGCCACGGGTGAAAATTTTCGCCGGCAAGGCTGCCGCGAGTTATCACCAGGCCAAACTGATCATCAAGCTGACCAACGACATTGCCCGTGTGGTGAACAACGACCCGACCGTGCGCGGCTTGCTCAAAGTGGTGTTCCTGCCCAACTACAACGTCAGCCTGGCGGAGAGCATCATTCCGGCGGCGGACTTGTCCGAGCAGATCTCCACCGCCGGTTTCGAAGCGTCAGGCACCAGCAACATGAAGTTCGGCCTGAACGGCGCGCTGACCATCGGCACCCTGGACGGGGCCAACGTGGAAATGTGCGATCGCATCGGCGCCGAGCACATGTTCATCTTCGGCCTCAGCGCGCAGCAGGTGGAAGCGCGCAAGCAGAACCATGAGTTCAGCGCGGTACCGGATATTGCCGCGTCCCATCGTCTGAACGATGTGCTGCAAGCGATTCGTGGCGGGGTGTTCTCGCCGGATGATCCGTCCCGTTACACCGGTCTGATCGATTCGCTGGTGGATTACGACCGTTTCCTGGTCTGCGCCGATTTCGATTCCTACTGGAATGCGCAGATGCGCGTCGAGGCCCATTGGCACGACTCGAAGGAGTGGTGGCGTTCAGCGGTGTTGAACACGGCGCGGATGGGTTGGTTCTCGTCGGACCGGACCATTCGCGAGTACGCCACGGAGATCTGGAAGGCGCTGGAGTAGTTTTACGCCTTGGTCGATATACTAAGCGCCACCTCCACCCCCTGTGGGAGCGGGCTTGCTCGCGAAGAGGGCGTGTCAGCCAACATCTTTGTTGCCTGACACTCCGCTTTCGCGAGCAAGCCCGCTCCCACATGGGGGTGGAGGTGCACTGGATTCCGGGTGTCTGGCCACTAGACTGAGGCTTTACACCCGGACTTGCCTCATGATGGGGCCGCTTAGGGATATCAACCATGCAATGGATTTTCATGCTGATCGGGCTGGTGCTCGGCTGGATTCTCGACGAGTCTTTCAGCGATGCGCTGCTGGGCGCGTTACTCGGATTGGGTATCGGCCAGGCGATTCGCATAACGCGCATGGACGCCCGAGCGGTGGAGCAGCAACGCCTGCTGCAAGCGGTCGAGCAACGGCTGGCGGCGCTCGAAGCGTCAGGCGTCAAGGCGCCGGAAACCACCGAACCGCTGGCATCGCCTGAAACCTACCTTGATGAAACACCTGCCGCAGCCCGAGAGTTGGTCTGGGAACTGCCGCCGGAACTCGAACCGATTGCTGCAGCAGCCACCGAAACCAACAGTCCGCAGCCCGCCGATGCCTGGAGGCACGAGCCGAGCGTTCGCGACGCGCAACCGCGTGGCCCGAACCTCATCGACCGCGCGATCAGCCGCGCCCGTGCCTGGTTGTTTGGCGGCAATACCGTGTTGCGGGTCGGCGTGGTGTTGCTGTTCCTCGGCCTGGCCTTTTTGCTGCGCTACGCCACCGAGGGTGTGGTGGTGCCGCTTGAGTTGCGCTACGCAGGCGTTGCGGTGGCAGCCTTGGGGTTGCTCGGATTGGGTTGGTGGTTGCGAGCGCGCAACAGCAGTTACGCGCTGATCCTGCAGGGCACCGGGATCGCCGTGTTGTACCTGACGGTGTTTGCCGCGATGCGCCTGCATCCGCTGCTTGATCCCTCGGCGGCGTTTGGCCTGCTGGTGGCGGTGACGATCTGTTCGGCGATTCTCGCCATTACCCAGGACTCCCTGGGGTTGGCCGCCGCTGCCGCACTGGGCGGATTCGCCGCGCCCATCCTGGCCTCCACCGGCGCCGGCAGCCACGTCGCGCTGTTCAGCTATTTCATCTTGCTCAACGCCGGCATCCTCGCCACTGCCTGGTTCAAGGCCTGGCGGCTGTTGAATGTCATCGGCTTCACTGGCACCTTCGGCATCGGTTTCGCCTGGGGTTTGCGCTCTTACTCACCGGAGTTGCTGTGGAGCACCGAGCCGTTTCTGATTGTGTTCTTCCTGATGTACCTGGTCATTGGTCTGCTGTACGCCCGACGCAAGTTGATGCAAATGAGCGATGCACCGCAACAGAGCAGTCGCGAAGCGCTGCTGCAGTGGTCGGCGCGCAAGGGTGACTACGTCGACGGCACACTGCTGTTCGGCCCGCCGTTGGTGGGTTTCGGCTTGCAGTTCACGCTGGTGCAGCACCTGGAGTTCGCCGCGGCGTTCAGTGCCTTGGCGCTGGGCATGATTTACATGGGGCTCGCCCGTTGGCTGATGGTCGGACGCACCCTGTTGCTGGGGGAAACCTGCCTGGCCTTGGGGGTGATCTTCGCCAGCCTGGCGATTCCGCTGGGGCTCGATGCACGCTGGACAACGGCGGCGTGGGCGGTGGAGGGCGCGGGGATCTTCTGGCTCGGTCTGCGTCAGCAAAGACCCTTGGCGCGGGCCTTTGCCTTGCTCCTGCAACTGGGTTCGGCACTGACGTTTCTCAGCGAGTTGCACAACAGCGAAAGCAGCCTGCTCGGCGGTGTCCCGTTAGGTGCGCTGTTGTTGGGCGTCGCGTTGCTGTTCAGTTTCTACCAGTTGCGTAAAGCCTTGCCGGAACAGATCCGGCCTTGGGAACTGCATGGCTTGCCGGTACTGGCTTGCCTCGGGCTGGCGTTTCTCTATTTGCTGGCGCCGCTGTTCTTCTTCAGCCACGGCACGGTGATCAGTTGGGCCCTGGCCGGGGTGCTGACGTTGTTGATTGGCTTGCACCTGCGATCGCGAACGTTCGTGTTCAGCGCGCTTGCTGTGCAACTGTTGGCTGGCGCGTTGTTCCTGGCGACGGGGCCGCTGTTCAGTGAAAGCCTTAATCCCTTGGCCCATGCCGGGTTCTGGGCGCCGCTGGTGCTGGGGCTGGCGGCGATGGTCGGCGCCTGGCGTTTGCAGATTGGTCATTCGCTCGCAGCACTCGAAGGACTGAGCCTGTTGCGATTGTCCCAGGCGTTGCTGGTGTGGGGCGCAGGCTGGTGGGCGTTGGCCTGGGTCATCGAAGTGGTGCATTTTGCGTCGCTGCCGATGCAGGCGACCTTGTTGTTGGGCATCGCCGCCGTGAGTGCGGCGCTGTGGGCGGTGTTGGCGCTGCGCCTGCAATGGCCGTCACTGGGCGTACTCTGCATGGCGTTGATTCCCGCTGCAGCGCTGGTGCTGCTCGCCGCCTGGCACTCGCGTTATCACCCGGCGGCCAGCTTCGGCTGGCTGGCTTGGATTGCGGTGTTCGTCGTGCATTTCATCGCCCTGCGGCGCTTGGCCCCCCTGTTGCCGGCACCTGTGACGAGCGTCGCCCATGTGCTCGGCTGCTGGCTATTGATGGGGGTACTGGCTCTGGAGCTGCGTTACGCCTTGCTGGTTTTGTCCGAGCAATACAACGCCTGGCGCTGGTTGGGTTGGGCGATCCTGCCAAGTCTGTATCTGGTGCTGATGGCGGCACCTCGCACATGGCCTTGGCCCGTCTCGGCCTATCCACGCGAATACCGTGTATACGCCGCTGCGCCGCTGGCGTTGTTGATGCTCGGCTGGTTCTGGCTGGCGAATGTCGCCAGTGACGGCAACGCCGAGCCACTGCCCTATGTGCCATTGATCAACCCGCTGGAGCTGGGGCTGTTGTTCGCGTTGTTCGGCGTCTATGTCTGGTCGCGCAGCGCCATGCCACAACTGGCAGTCCGCAAGGATTACGCCGCCTTCGCCACGCAAGGGGTCGCAGGTGCCTCGCTGTTCGTGTTCTTTACCGCGCTGGTGATGCGCACGGCGCACCATTGGAGCGGGGTGCCGTTCGAGCTGGATCCGTTGCTGGAATCGATGCGGGTGCAAGCGGGCCTTTCCATCGTCTGGACCTTGATGGCCCTGGGCCTGATGATCGGCGGCCATTTGCGTCGACGCCGCGAAGTCTGGCTGATCGGCGCCGCCTTGATTGGCGTGGTCGTGGCCAAGCTGTTCTTTGTCGAATTGAGTAATCGCGGCGGGCTGGCGCGGATTGTGTCGTTTATTGGCGTTGGCGTGCTGCTGCTGGTGGTGGGCTATTTCGCCCCGCTGCCGCCCAAGCGCGTCGAAGCTGTGCCGGATGCCGGCAAACCGGTCGCGGAATCCGAAGGAGTGTCGTCTTGAGTCAGAAGCTGAACCTGGGTTGGTTGGGCGCCGTTGCCATGGGTGTGGTGCTGTCGGCGGTTGCCCTGGAAAAACCGGCGGACTTCACCACCCGGGTGCCCTTGTCGGTAACGGGCGAAGGCCCTTGGTATCGCCTTGAGTTGCCACTGAGTGTGCAACTGAATGCGCGGCAGGCCGATCTGAGCGATGTGCGTGTGTTCAATGCCGTGGGCGATGTCCAGGCTTATGCCTTGGCCCGGGAGTCGGCGCAGAACAGTGAAACGCGCACCCTGACCGAGGTGAAATGGTTTCCGTTGTACAACTCGGTGGACGCCACTGAAACCGTGCCGAGCGTGCGGGTGCAATCGAGCGCCAACGGCACCTTGGTCGAGGTGCAGCCCTCCAGTCAGCTGGAGGCGGGGGAGGAGGAGCTGCGCGGTTGGCTGCTCGATGCTTCTGCGATCAAGGCGCCGTTGCAGCAGTTGATTCTCGACTGGACCAGCGAGCGCGACGGCTTCCAGCGCTTCACCGTCGAAGCCAGCGACGATTTGCAGCATTGGCAGTCCTGGGGTGAAGGACAGGTGGCGCGCCTGACTTTTTCCGACGAGCGGGTCGAGCAGCATGAAGTCGACCTGCCAGGCCAGTCGGCGCGCTACTTGCGGTTGCTGTGGATCACACCACATTCGGCACCGACACTGACTTCGGCGCAACTGCAGAGCGCCAGCAGCCGCAGCCTGCCGCTACCGTTGGTCTGGTCCCAGGCGTTGGCCGGCGGCA contains:
- a CDS encoding YkgJ family cysteine cluster protein: MMKPNLIAAAEIDRLDTWAKYSAPMCGSCMSSCCTLPVEVKIKDLVRIGVVDEFELGDPPKNIAKRLQKEGLVERFNQKSGIFTLQRMSNNDCYYLDRKSRLCTIYEKRPDTCRNHPKIGPRPGYCAYKPKEVERERSSRAIERF
- a CDS encoding glycogen/starch/alpha-glucan phosphorylase, with the translated sequence MTQEPLVREAEVAAFRDAVLTKLTYAVGKDPDHAFDHDWFEAIALAARDHMVEHWMDHTRQIYRKGQKRVYYLSLEFLIGRLLFDSLSNLGLLDVAREALTELGVDLERIRLLEPDAALGNGGLGRLAACFLESMSTLGIAGHGYGIRYEHGLFRQAIVDGWQQEQTEHWLDFGNPWEFERPEVVYPIGFGGGVETVTDENGKSRQVWHPAETVRAIAYDTPVVGWRGASVNTLRLWRARAMEDLHLERFNAGDHLGAVAEVARAESISRVLYPADSTEAGQELRLRQEYFFVAASLQDLLRRHRNMHTSVLTLGDHASIQLNDTHPSIAVAELMRQLVDVYDVAWDAAWQVTVDTLSYTNHTLLPEALETWPVGLMERMLPRHMQIIYLINAHHIDSLRAKGIHDFDVLRAVSLIEEDNGRRVRMGNLAFLGSHSINGVSGLHTQLMRQTVFSELHKLYPDRINNKTNGITFRRWLYQANTELTSMLVDTLGPEVLDNPEERLLALEPFAEKSAFRKAFAEQRLHSKKALAYLIHERLGVAVNPAAMFDVQVKRIHEYKRQLLNLMHTVALYQAIRAEPEIDWVPRVKIFAGKAAASYHQAKLIIKLTNDIARVVNNDPTVRGLLKVVFLPNYNVSLAESIIPAADLSEQISTAGFEASGTSNMKFGLNGALTIGTLDGANVEMCDRIGAEHMFIFGLSAQQVEARKQNHEFSAVPDIAASHRLNDVLQAIRGGVFSPDDPSRYTGLIDSLVDYDRFLVCADFDSYWNAQMRVEAHWHDSKEWWRSAVLNTARMGWFSSDRTIREYATEIWKALE
- a CDS encoding DUF2339 domain-containing protein codes for the protein MQWIFMLIGLVLGWILDESFSDALLGALLGLGIGQAIRITRMDARAVEQQRLLQAVEQRLAALEASGVKAPETTEPLASPETYLDETPAAARELVWELPPELEPIAAAATETNSPQPADAWRHEPSVRDAQPRGPNLIDRAISRARAWLFGGNTVLRVGVVLLFLGLAFLLRYATEGVVVPLELRYAGVAVAALGLLGLGWWLRARNSSYALILQGTGIAVLYLTVFAAMRLHPLLDPSAAFGLLVAVTICSAILAITQDSLGLAAAAALGGFAAPILASTGAGSHVALFSYFILLNAGILATAWFKAWRLLNVIGFTGTFGIGFAWGLRSYSPELLWSTEPFLIVFFLMYLVIGLLYARRKLMQMSDAPQQSSREALLQWSARKGDYVDGTLLFGPPLVGFGLQFTLVQHLEFAAAFSALALGMIYMGLARWLMVGRTLLLGETCLALGVIFASLAIPLGLDARWTTAAWAVEGAGIFWLGLRQQRPLARAFALLLQLGSALTFLSELHNSESSLLGGVPLGALLLGVALLFSFYQLRKALPEQIRPWELHGLPVLACLGLAFLYLLAPLFFFSHGTVISWALAGVLTLLIGLHLRSRTFVFSALAVQLLAGALFLATGPLFSESLNPLAHAGFWAPLVLGLAAMVGAWRLQIGHSLAALEGLSLLRLSQALLVWGAGWWALAWVIEVVHFASLPMQATLLLGIAAVSAALWAVLALRLQWPSLGVLCMALIPAAALVLLAAWHSRYHPAASFGWLAWIAVFVVHFIALRRLAPLLPAPVTSVAHVLGCWLLMGVLALELRYALLVLSEQYNAWRWLGWAILPSLYLVLMAAPRTWPWPVSAYPREYRVYAAAPLALLMLGWFWLANVASDGNAEPLPYVPLINPLELGLLFALFGVYVWSRSAMPQLAVRKDYAAFATQGVAGASLFVFFTALVMRTAHHWSGVPFELDPLLESMRVQAGLSIVWTLMALGLMIGGHLRRRREVWLIGAALIGVVVAKLFFVELSNRGGLARIVSFIGVGVLLLVVGYFAPLPPKRVEAVPDAGKPVAESEGVSS
- a CDS encoding DUF3999 domain-containing protein, with translation MSQKLNLGWLGAVAMGVVLSAVALEKPADFTTRVPLSVTGEGPWYRLELPLSVQLNARQADLSDVRVFNAVGDVQAYALARESAQNSETRTLTEVKWFPLYNSVDATETVPSVRVQSSANGTLVEVQPSSQLEAGEEELRGWLLDASAIKAPLQQLILDWTSERDGFQRFTVEASDDLQHWQSWGEGQVARLTFSDERVEQHEVDLPGQSARYLRLLWITPHSAPTLTSAQLQSASSRSLPLPLVWSQALAGGSVKAGEYTWQLPMGLNVERVRVELSQPNSLAPVSLAGRRDSSLPWQSLGSGLLYRLSQNDQDVVQNELPLSGQIVQQLKLTVDERGGGLGDQVPTLKFAVRATQLVFLARGPGPYTLVVGNATAKAANLPLSTLIPDYSPAKLATLGRAMVDVGAVAIQPSKGATSAPIDTNWKKFGLWAVLLLCVVFLAAMAFSLLRKPPAKP